The genomic window ATCCGAACTATTATTATCAGTAATTTGAGCCTGCCACTGCGCCCCTTGAGAGACACCCGCCACGCGACTGAAAATGGTTGGTTCTCTGGGCGGATCTAAAGGCGTGGGAACTGGATCGCGCTTTCCTGCTAAACTGCCTGTATCGAGTAACTTTTGCCACTCTGCTAAGGTGGGCGGACGACTGGAATTCTTGGCTAAGTTGGCGACATAGACAGCGCGATCGCTCGACAACCGCATCATCGTCGTGCGACCATTTGATGAAGGAGCCTGCACTGGAATTGCCCGATTCATCAACATTACCGATTGTCCAGGGGGTACTACCAACTTTTCGGGAAAATTCGACTGTCTAACTCCCCGCAACACATCATTCATAGTACGACTGCCAGGGCCAGAATAGACTGTTCCATTGGGATTTTCTACGATGTCGGGTAAAGCTATAAAAGGCGCTTCTGGAGTAGAGAGATAACTAGCAGCTTGCAACACTTCCACAGTGGCGGGTTGATCGCCTGGATTGTGGACAATTATGCCTTGATATAAAGTGCTATTTTGAGTTTCCGATCTGGCGATGTGGTGAGAAAATATATCAAATCGCCCTTGAAAGGGAAAGTTTAAATGTGCTTGGGGTACTTGTTTACCAGTTGGGGGAAAGGTAGAAAGCAAAATACCTTCAGTTGTCACAAGTTCGGGGCTATTACTATTAAACGTGGGAACGGTATCGAGTTTTCCCGGTAAAGTCCGCACTTCCATCGGTTGCACTTCCACCCCGGCGATGTATTGTGGCGGTACAGCATATATATTTAACGCCCGGCACATCAACGCTGCGACTTCCCCACGAGTGGCAGTTTGATTAGGTTTTAGCTGTTTGACATTAGGATAGTTGACGACGATGCTGTTAACTGCGGCGGATGCGATCGCATTCTTGGCATATTCTGGAATCTGTGCGGCATCGTTAAAATACTGCCCAAGAGTTTGAGTCGGATTTTCCGGGATACTATAATTTTTAGCACCAGCCACAACGCCTACAGCTTGCGATCGCGGGATAGCTTGGTTGGGTTGAAAAACTCCGCCTGGATAGCCGGAAAAAAAGCCTCGTCTGTAAGCATTTTGAATTGCATTATGCGCCCAGTAACTCGTAGGCACATCTTTAAAACTCGTGCCATTGCGCTTTATTGGTGCATCGGGAAAAGCATTCAGCATCAACACGGCAAATTCAGCGCGAGTGATAGTAGCGTTGGGGCGAAAAGTGCCATCTGGGTAGCCACTGACTAGCTTTCGCGGTGCCATCTGGCTGATACATTCTTTCGCCCAATGGCTGTTAATGTCACTAAAGGCGGCTTGATTAGGAGTTGCGATCAATAGGGAAGCGAAAAGCAGGGAACCAACGAAAGGATGTGTTAGGACTTTGAGACTTTTACTCATGAAAATGTTTTTATGTCAACTAAAATAAAAGAAGTATTTTTACGCTTTCTC from Funiculus sociatus GB2-C1 includes these protein-coding regions:
- a CDS encoding DUF3370 family protein — encoded protein: MSKSLKVLTHPFVGSLLFASLLIATPNQAAFSDINSHWAKECISQMAPRKLVSGYPDGTFRPNATITRAEFAVLMLNAFPDAPIKRNGTSFKDVPTSYWAHNAIQNAYRRGFFSGYPGGVFQPNQAIPRSQAVGVVAGAKNYSIPENPTQTLGQYFNDAAQIPEYAKNAIASAAVNSIVVNYPNVKQLKPNQTATRGEVAALMCRALNIYAVPPQYIAGVEVQPMEVRTLPGKLDTVPTFNSNSPELVTTEGILLSTFPPTGKQVPQAHLNFPFQGRFDIFSHHIARSETQNSTLYQGIIVHNPGDQPATVEVLQAASYLSTPEAPFIALPDIVENPNGTVYSGPGSRTMNDVLRGVRQSNFPEKLVVPPGQSVMLMNRAIPVQAPSSNGRTTMMRLSSDRAVYVANLAKNSSRPPTLAEWQKLLDTGSLAGKRDPVPTPLDPPREPTIFSRVAGVSQGAQWQAQITDNNSSDLSIPPPGKAISYPLGTLHLITLGTGQIQSAPMLARYSDTAYFAHSNYGVEYNLSLPLNNSTNQTKTVTVSVQTPLKDEGGRDRLLFLNPRVNQVFFRGTVRVSYSDDNKVGKTRYVHLVQRRGQPGEPLVTLKMPPGEKRQVRVDFLYPPDSTPPQVLTVKTAG